The DNA segment GGAGCTATGTATTGTAGTGACATAGATTGAGGATTAATTTGTTCATATTTGCTTGACAAACTCTGAAATAAATAATCCAAACTAGATCCACTCATAATTGAAATCACAAATAATTTCTCATTACATTTGCAGCAACCCAAAAAAGCAAGGTTGGAAGAAGACCCTACTCCAGATTCCATTCTACAAAAATAAAAGTAGTTTTCAATCAATAAAAGTTCTCGCATACGATATCAAAATTCGAGAAATATAATTCGAGAAATATAATTCCAACCAACAATTAAAACATCAACACCAAGAAGAAACAAAGCAAAATCCAATATCAAGAAAAAACCGTTCAAGATAGAACAACAAAACATTAGTATCAACAAATAGTCACATATGAAAATCAACTCCGGAACACACGTAAAATCAATGGCAAATCGAACAAAACCTGCATTATAAAACCAATAATAAATTGAACAAAAACCtgcaaaaattaaacaaaaagtaaaggaaaatcaaacaaaaacctACAACCaaaaaaattgaacaaaaaCCTGCTCTGGAGTCACATACAAGGCCGCCGGCGATATATAAAGATGCCTGAGATTTGTTTCTCTAGCATGATTCCCGATTCCATGAACCGAATCTAGGTGAGAATTTTTTAGGGAATCTAAATATTTTGGTTCGAGAAAATTATTCAACGCAATACTCGAATACGTCGGAATAATTTTTGAAACTAAGAAGGGAAACTAAACTAAGAAAAGGAGGAAAGATTTTTCATAACCAAATAAAAGATCCCAGATTTGTCGATCGGCCTCAGCCTCTGATTATTATCAGAGAGTTATTCCAATACTTCAAAGAAAAATGGAATGAgctttcgaaaaaaaaaaaaccagatCAAGAAAGAACACCTGCTTTGCTTTCCTTCTTCTCTGGAAAATCGGCTTCAGGGTTAGTTCAATTGCTTGAATTCTTTCGTTCCCGATTCCAAATCTTCATTGTGTGGCCATGGATTGTGCGTTCTGTAGTCTTGGAGGAGGTTTCAATCCGAAATGGGTGAGGAAGAgataagataaaaataaaaagaaaatataattttaagggCAAATAAGTAAAAAACGTGAATTAGGGAGTTTAAGATAAGTTTGGTTTGCATCAGGTACTGcagataaaatttttataagctAAGGactgattttaaaattttgttttggatTGGGAATTTTTGCCCAATTCACCCTTAAATTAATcacattataataaaataaataattgcaaaattattattattataatatataaaataagagtttgaaattttcaaataaaatataaagtaataaaatatatgacaaaAAATTATAAGCTTAGAAATTTTAGTTATTATGTTATTTGTTAATTATAAACAataatttcatatattattatatctaatattaattattacaatTATATCGGATGCTTTGATTTTTCATTGATTTAATTTGGTCATTTAATATTGAGTCAATGTTTTAGAAATCCATTTTCACTTCTTTATAAttaggtatatatatatgtatgtatcatTTTGTATCCAAGCTCTTAAATGTTTTTACaagatatttgattttttagCTTATGATATATTATGTTCCAAGTTATATATAGACTTACGAGTCAATACTTTTTTCTTAAATTAGATATTGAAATGGATGCATATTGGAATATGCGACATGatttacaatatatataacgggaaaactgcaattttgctcatgtatgtttgtcactttgcgatttcgatcATCTATGTtatcatatttcaattttagtcctgcatgttttgatttttggctatttcagtccttttttttcgaaaatgcttacgtgtcACTGTATACGTCAACTCCACGTCAGCACTGCATCGGTGCCACATTAGAAAAAGAACTAAAATTGCcataaaaataaagatagcgaactaaaactgaaatatgaaaatatagatgaCCGATCGAAATGGCAAAGTGGCAAACATACCGCAcaaaaaaaagcaattttctttatatataacaCATGTCACTGTATATTTCATTATTAGTAATTGATATAACTAATTCAATTATATAACTAATTGATCATAAAATAAGTGATCTTACGTGTAGAGCACATGCATtttactaattttttaaaaatgtaggAACAAAAAGGAAACTCGATTGACGTGGATATATGTTCAGATCAAAATGGTCATTGTGGAAAGCATAACGAAATAATTGATTACTTGATCAACTTTAATTTGgaacttgattaattgtttaattttcgTTAGTTTACTTTTGCATATCATGATAATTTCATGTCCCTTGtattttatatatgattatgtttatgtgatttatatatctatatcccgttcatatcataaaaataatattttttaatgaatcgaatcaaataaaagactcataaaattaGTCACTGAAATAGTCTCTTGTTAGCTTTTATATATGTTACGTTTGACATGTTATAATTTTTGCATCGATCTCGTTAAGTACGGAATAATTTTTGCCTTcgagattattttatttttcttaaacttCCACCAAACGTCGGATGATGTTGGATAATTTACTTATCATCACCTTATCCTGGAAACCAAACAGTGCCTTTAAGTAATATATGAAAGGTGGGAGGAAAAATAAAAACCATAAACATGATAAGCGCCAGTATTTATCAAACATTAATTCAACTTACAGATATAGAATGGCAAAGTTCATCGATCATTATTCTTACATTAGAAAATTATTATAACCGCCAGAGATTGCAGTCGATCGATTTATTCGAGATGTAATAACACGTACATCAGTGGAAATTGTCCCACCCCGGAGACACCACAAGGGGACTCCTCACCGTATATTTTCCAGCGTCATCAACCCAAGTAACCGAACCCGCTTTCGCCATGAAATCTTCAGAACTCCTGTATCTGATCGTTAAAGAATAGCTTCGCTTCTCATATTTCTTCTGGAACACTAAAACCTTGGGGGAAATTTTCACAGTGGAACCTGCTGGTGTTTCAAGCTTCACTCTATAGGTGGCTGCCCCGTCTCCCACGTTCGTAACAGTCCTCTGGAATTTCCGTGTTAATGGAATGTCCCTTTCGTCAAAGTTATACAGAGCTATGAAGGAGGGGTAGTTCAAATCCATGGACGGGTTCGAGCAGTTGTATGATCTTATGACGGTTTGCGTTTGCTCCCGAGTGAAATTCATGGCGCAGACGAGGTTGGCGAAGTCTTGTGGGGTGGCATCGTAAATCAGGCCTGGATGAAGGGCACGGTTCGGATCGACGTGGCCGGCTCCCATGGCTAGTGGCGTCGCGACATGATAATTCGCACCCGCGTCTTTGATTAGTTGTTTCGTGTTATCGAGTTGACTTGCGGTGGTCATCATGGCGGACTGAATCGCGGCGGGGCTCCAATCCCTGTGCACAGCTTTGAGAAGTGCGGCGATGCCGGAAATGTGCGGGCAGGACATTGATGTGCCCGACAAAAGTGTGTAATCGCTGGCTAGAAATATTCCACGCCCAACACTTGTTCTGCCGACGTGAGGGTTATAAGCAGCCAAGATTAACGTTCCAGGTGCCATAATGTCAGGCTTCAAGATCCCCTGAAAACTCCGAGCCGGGCCTCTCGATGAGTAATCCGCCACGGCTGGAGCTGCTCTAGGCTCAGTGCCCAGTATTGTTTTCTGGAATTCGATTGTTGCAGTTTGTGTACCAGAACTGTTTGATGCGTATTTGATTAAACCTGCGGCGGCCGATTGATTGGGGGTGATGACTACTGCTGGATGCGGGAACGAAGTACTTCGAAATGCGCGTGGATCTTCGGAAATGATGATTGCTGCTTGGATATATGTGACGGACTCGGTTAGGTAGTGCATCATGGTGGAAAATTCAGCAGTTTCGTGGGTTTGGTTGCATATAATGATTGTATGGGAAGGGGCTTCTGCGAACAGAGTCGAGGAGTTGCAGGCAGATAACGTCTCGTTGTAAATGATTGGCACGTTCCTAACAGAAGCTATTCCAGGGAATGTGCTCCATCCTGTAATTCTTTTCCCATTTCCTAAAGTTATGGTCCCTGCAAACCAACGATCCACCGTGCCTGCAGCGACCATAATAGCCCACGGGATGCCCCCCAACAGGCTCGCCATACTAGAGCCTCGATTCCCTGCCGAGACAGACATGATAATCCCCTTCTCCCTCGCACCAAAGCCCGCTATCGCAAGAGGGTCCTCGTACACGTTATTCCTTCGGTAACTCAAGGAAATTGATATTACATCAACACCATCCGCAACTGCTTGATCGACTCCTGCCAATGCGTCCGACTCTAAACTCCCTTCGCTCCAGAGGACCTTGTAAACCGCCAATCTCGCCCGTGGGGCTACTCCTCTCGCTGTCCCGGGAGCATACCCGAAATATGACACACGTTCCACGTAGTTTCCTGCGGCGGTCGACGCACAATGTGTGCCGTGACCGCTTTCGTCTCTTGCAGAATTCATGGTTATCGTTACTCCAGGATTCGAAGCTCGAACTCCAGCATTGAAATACTGTGCTCCGATGAGTTTTTTGTTACACaaagatgaattgaattcttCCCCTTCTTGACATTTTCCCTTCCACCTAGCTGGAATCTCAGTCATCCCGTCGTCTTCAAAACTCGGGCTTTCGGGCCAAACGCCACTGTCGATGACACCAATGATAACATCCTTCCCATACGCGGATGCTGGCCACAGCCCGGAAACAGTGTTGAGAGAAAGGAATTCATAGGAATGTGTGGTGTCTGGCGTGACAATACCATCTTCATAAGCCGAAAGGAATCCGGGCGACTTCTTCAAAGCTTTTAATTCGTCTTTGGACACAACCGCACTGAAACCATGGAACGCATTGTCGTATGCATACAATAGCTTTGGCCCAATTAGTTCGTGCCCATCCGATGATGCTTGGCTCTCCGATTTCGCAGACTCTAGTATGGAAGAATACCAATAATGGTGACTGGAAAATGCCTTAGGCATGGAAGATTTGTCCATATGGACAATATATGTAGATCTTTGTGCAGCAGCAGATTGATTAATATGAGATACTAAAAGAAACCATGAAATCAAGAGAATCAGAGAAAGTGTACAAGGGAGTTCCATTCTCTTCTTGAGTGTAATGCAAACTTTCATgccattaaatatatataaacatggAAGAAGATACTTAATTAACTTTGTGTGGAAAAGTCTTTAATCTTTCTTGTAGCAAATgatgaaattaattaaaagaaGAAACATTGTGTGATATGAATGAAGCATGCCGACGTACTACGTAGTGAAATAGAAAGATATGGCTTCTCCATCATCTTATCTTCCAATCAGTCTGTGTAATAAACCCCCATGAATTGAGTGGCCCTGGTTCAGGAGATGAGTAGGTAAATGTATTCAATGCTGCAGGGTATCAAGAGTTTGAATCATCCAACAAGGGTTTTAACAATGTTAGCATGTTGTATAACTTTATTTCGGATAAGAAATATAATAATAAGGTATATAAAATGTGTGGATATAATTCATGATTCAACTAATGTTATTTTTTGCTACTAATTAATCATAGAAATAATTTAATGCATGGTTGTCCTATGTTAGTATGAGTATTACTTTTCCGCTTTTTTTCTTCTAGATTGGTCTCCTTGTTTAGGTATGTAAAATGTAAATAGGCCAATAATTTTGTTTGTGATGAGATATTAGGTATTTAAGTTTCATAAAATTGAACTTCTTATTTATTGGTTAATTGACATTTTAATTATatgtaaattatatattaaacttACAAAAATATGTGAATGGAGAAATGagaatgaaataattaaataaagaaTCACGTGAGGGCCTGGGCCATTGACAAAGCATTCTTGACTTCTTGTTTGTCTCTTTTTTTCTGGATACGatggttttttgtttttttttttaatttggatACATCATACATAATTATTGGGTTTGTTTGttgaaaaaatattgatttttagtAGATCAAATCTAAGTTTTTTTGTCTTGGTTTTcttaattattttgtatttttgttGCATTGTCCTAGAGTTTgtttaatttcattttttattaattatagtgCATCATCGCCTACACTGAACAAAATTTGTAGCTCCGTCCCCGACTTTATTAGTATCACAAATCCACTATGATGAtagttgtatataaattttaggaaaaattatttttttggtcatgtatgtttgtcactttgcgatttcagtcctttatatattcagatttcagttttagtccgctatctttattttttggcaattttagttttttttccgacgtggcgctgacgtgacaccaattcagtgctgatgtggagctgacgtgtacagtttCACGTAagtattttcgaataaaaaagatcgaaattgccaaaaatcagaacatacaagactaaaactgaaatatgaaaacatagaggaccaaaatcgcaaagtggcaaacatacaagaccaAATTTTCAGTTTTCcctaaattttataaatttgtaGTTTGATATCCCGGTAAGATAACCCGGGTGATTCCAAGGACCCGGGGGGTCTGGAGGACCCGGTGACCTTAAGTACCCAGGTAGCTCAATTGGTACCAAGAATTTAAGAATCTTTGTACTTTATCCTGGAGGTGCAAGGTTCAAGTTTTGGGGAGGGCATAAAACCCACTGTCAGGAGTTGGGAGGTCATGAAGTGCGATGCCCATCGAACCATTCGGTCCGAGCTCATGCTATAGGCTAGGGagggatgcggtggaaggacGTGGTCGTTACAAATCACGTTTCAACGGTATGAGTTTTTTTCAGAGATTATGGGATGTCTAATCACACGTGATAAATGTCTCATCACATTAAAAATCGTCGGATAACCCATACTTTGTAATCATTAATAACCCCGTCAGACGGGTATAAATATCTATCTTGCACACACTCACTCTCTCAAAAACCTTCATAAGCTCACTCCATACATCTTAAcctgacttaagcatcggagtggcgaCGCCGAAAACCCCTCCGGCTCACCCCTTACGATATTCTTGTTTTCTGGTGCATAGGAATCTTCCACGGTGAAACCAGGGAGCTTGCTGCTATTTCACCCGGGACCTTACTTGTGAGGGCCCGTTCCTGATTAGTATTTAATGATCATGCaatcaggattaattaatgtaaacagcgaaaacgagttaaaatttTGCTTTCGGGCCTACcgaaaattcggcatgacctccccGTAAATCGGACATACCAGGGAAAATAAAAAACTCAAACAGCAATACAATACTCGAAAATAGTGTCCAATTCGACAACACACAAACCTACAGCCACAcaggccaggactaaacacatgtaAGCCGGCAAGGCTAAACACATCAACAAGCAAATTCCAACGTCGCAAAAATATCAATACAGATACACGGGGCATCTCCCCAGCAAATAAAAGACtccaataataatatataataactgGGAACTCACAACGACTCAATACCCTTCCTGGGCTCCACTGGCAGATGTACCACCAGAGGCAACAGAACCACCTGTATTACCTGCCATGGCAATAACAACAAAACCACAGCAGTCCCGAGGGACAGGGGTCAAACCCCAGTACGAAGATCAAATAAATTACAGCAAAATAAATGATATGTAAAACAACTAATGCAATGTAAGTGAATGATACCAAGGAACATCGGATATCAAAATCTGGATCCAAAGAACAATAGCTAATCTGTGGCCACCTGTGCTAGGGGGACAGTTTCAAACACTGCGCGGCCCTGCATCAGTACGCGTCAAGGGGGACAGTCTGCAGAACTGCGCGGCCCTTACGCTAGTATCAGAGGTGAGAGTCAAAACACCCTCTGATGTCTAAACAACTCATTAAATAGTGGATAAAAATATCAGGAATAAGAGAAtaatggctcaatatgaatgcaatgcataatTCATAACAATCAtcatataaacatataaacaAGCCAATACCTCAAATAGCAATTAGACATTTTACATATCCTCATAAAGGCTGTAAGATAGCGATCAATCCGTACCTTAATTGCCAAATAATTACCAGAGTAATTCTTACAAACTTGGTGCAAATCCTAATTACTCCAAACCTGAGGCAATTACCATTCCATCAATCCTAACATATACTTCAACTTCCAAACAATTCAAATATTCAATTCTAGGGTCGAAATTACCCAAATTAATATTCTGAAAATTTcgataaatttccaaaaataccagaactattatatataaattctaAGGTATTC comes from the Henckelia pumila isolate YLH828 chromosome 1, ASM3356847v2, whole genome shotgun sequence genome and includes:
- the LOC140890397 gene encoding subtilisin-like protease SBT3 translates to MKVCITLKKRMELPCTLSLILLISWFLLVSHINQSAAAQRSTYIVHMDKSSMPKAFSSHHYWYSSILESAKSESQASSDGHELIGPKLLYAYDNAFHGFSAVVSKDELKALKKSPGFLSAYEDGIVTPDTTHSYEFLSLNTVSGLWPASAYGKDVIIGVIDSGVWPESPSFEDDGMTEIPARWKGKCQEGEEFNSSLCNKKLIGAQYFNAGVRASNPGVTITMNSARDESGHGTHCASTAAGNYVERVSYFGYAPGTARGVAPRARLAVYKVLWSEGSLESDALAGVDQAVADGVDVISISLSYRRNNVYEDPLAIAGFGAREKGIIMSVSAGNRGSSMASLLGGIPWAIMVAAGTVDRWFAGTITLGNGKRITGWSTFPGIASVRNVPIIYNETLSACNSSTLFAEAPSHTIIICNQTHETAEFSTMMHYLTESVTYIQAAIIISEDPRAFRSTSFPHPAVVITPNQSAAAGLIKYASNSSGTQTATIEFQKTILGTEPRAAPAVADYSSRGPARSFQGILKPDIMAPGTLILAAYNPHVGRTSVGRGIFLASDYTLLSGTSMSCPHISGIAALLKAVHRDWSPAAIQSAMMTTASQLDNTKQLIKDAGANYHVATPLAMGAGHVDPNRALHPGLIYDATPQDFANLVCAMNFTREQTQTVIRSYNCSNPSMDLNYPSFIALYNFDERDIPLTRKFQRTVTNVGDGAATYRVKLETPAGSTVKISPKVLVFQKKYEKRSYSLTIRYRSSEDFMAKAGSVTWVDDAGKYTVRSPLVVSPGWDNFH